Below is a genomic region from Deinococcus koreensis.
CGGTCTGCAGGGTCGGCCCCTCGACCTCCATGAAGTCCTGGGCGTCCAGGAAGCGCCGGATGGCCCGGATGGCCCGCGAGCGCACCCGGAAGGCCTCGCGCCGCTCGGGGTTGATGAGCAGGTCCACGTAGCGCCGCCGGGCCCGCAGCTCCTCGTCCTGCAGGCCGTGGAACTTGGAGGGCAGCGGATGCAGGCTCTTGACCAGCGGCTGCCACGACGTGACCTTCAGGGTGACCTGCCCGGTCTTGGTCACGAAGGGGTGCCCGGTCACGCCGATGATGTCGCCCAGGTCGATCTTCTTCGTCGGATCGAACTGTTCGGTGTCCTGCTTGCTGAAGAACAGCTGCAGCTTGCCGAACTCGTCCTGCAGGTCGGCGAAGGCCGCCTTGCCCATGTGCCGCAGCAGCGTCACGCGGCCCGCCAGCGCGTAGGGTTCCTCCGGCCACTCCTGCCCCGGCTCCAGCGTGCCCTCCGGATCGGCCGGATGGGCAGCGAGCACGTCGCGGGCGTGGTGGGTGCGCGGGTACGAGTACGGGTAGGCCTCGAAGCCGGCCTCCACCTGCGCGTCCAGGTTGTTCAGGCGGGCGACGGTCTGCTCGTGCAGTCCTTCAGGGCGGGGACGGGGGTCGGACATGGGGGGAAGTATACGGAGGCGGAAGGCAGAACGCAGAAGGCAGAGAGCAGAAAGCGGAGGGCAGAGCGCCAGGATTCCCAGCATTCTGCCCTCGGCCCTCCGCTCTCTGCGTCAGTACTCGATGCTCTTGACCTTGTACTTCATCTGCTTGCCGTTGTCGAGGTTGACCACGAAGGCCTCGCCCTTCTTGCGGCCCATCAGCTCCTTGCCCACGGGGCTGTCCTCGCTGACGCGGGGCAGGCTGCCGCCCGTGACGGTGGCCTCGGGCGCGCTGACGACCAGCACCTTCATGTCCTTTTTGGTGGTCTCGTTGCCCAGCACCACGATGGCGCCCAGCTCGACCCGGCCCTCGTTCTCGTGATCCTCGATGACCGTGGCGCGGGCCAGGGTGTCCTCGAGTTCGTCGATGCGCGCCTCGATGTTCATCTTCTCGCGCTTGGCATCTTCCAGCCCGGTGTCCTCGGTGTCCGAACTGGTTTCCATCTGCTCCTGCAGGATGCGGGTGGCTTCCGCCAGTCTCGTCTGTTCCTGCTCCAGGGTCTGCTGAAGGCGCTCAAAGCCTTCCCGGGTGAGTTTCACCTGTCTGCTGGTCGCTTGCGCCACTCTGGCCTCCGTGACTTCTCAGGTGTCCCCGCAGGGACGAGTTCGGTCGATTGGTGAGAATCAGCGCGCATTCTGCCACACGCCCCCCTCTCTGACAACGCCCGCCCCCGCCGAGGGGGCTCTCAGGCGGCGGGCGAGACCCGCAGCACGCGCCGGGTCAGCACGACCAGCGCGACCAGCACCGCCCCCAGAGCGGCCAGGAACACCGGCACCGCCTGCGGGCCCGACCGGGCGAAGGCCAGCCCGATCAGCCAGGGCACCAGAATCCCGCCGACCGAGCCCGAGACCAGCAGAAAGGGCAGCAGCCGCACGGGCAGCACCCCGGCCGACCAGACCAGCACCGAGCCGAACAGCGGCCCCAGCGTCAGGCCCACCAGCGGGTAGGCCAGCGGCGCCAGGGCCGGCACGCTGGCCGCCAGGGCCACCAGGGCGCTGAGCACGGCGCTGACCAGCACCAGCCGATCCGGCCGGAAGCGGCCCCCGAAGGCGCTGGTCAGCGCCCGCCCCAGCGTGAAGCCCCCCCAGTACAGGCTGACCGCCAGCGCCGCCGACCCGAAACCCACGCCCTGCAGGTGCTTGATGCCCCAGGCGCCAAACCCCACCTCCAGGCCCACGTAACACACCAGCATGGGCACGAACAGCGCCAGCGAGCGGGCCAGCCCCCGCCCCCCGTCCTGCGGGCGCGCGGGCGGCAGCTCCGGCAGTCCCCAGACCTTCGCGGCCAGCAGGGTGAGCAGACTCAGCGACGCGATCAGCACGAAGGGCCAGGCCAGACCCAGCGGCGCCAGGCCCACCGCGATCAGCGGCGCCAGGATGCTGGCGGCGGCGAACACGGCGTTCACGAAGTTGATGGCGCGGGTGCCCACGGAGGCGAACACGGCGTTCAGGGCCGCGCTCACCCCGCCCATGCCCAGGCCCGCCACCACCGCGCCCGCCACCGCCAGCGCCCAGAGGGGTGCGAGCCCCACCAGCACGGCCCCCAGCGCCAGCAGGATCAGGCTGCCCACCACCACCCGGCGCGTGCTCAGGCGCCGCAGCAGCACCCCGGCCAGCGGCGGCGCGGCGGCCGAGCCCAGGAAGTGCGCGCTGGCGATGATCCCCACGCTCGCCGTGCTGACCCCGAAGCGCTGCTGGAAGAAGGGAAAGAGCGGCCCGTAGATGGGCTGCAGCACGCCCATGACGAAGTAGGCGGCGGCTCCGGCCCCCAGCAGGTTCAACGTCGGGCGCACGGAGGGCACGGAGGTCACGGGGCCGAAGGTAGCACCGCGGGGGGCCTGCGGAGGTATGAGGGCACGGGAGGAGAGCCCCGAAGCGCTCCTCAGCCCGGCAGGGTGAAGGCCAGCGTGGCGCCCTGTCCGGGAGCGCTGACCACCTCCAGCTCGCCGCCCGCCAGCGTGGCCCGCTCGCGCAGCCCGAGCAGGCCCAGGTGCCCCGAGCGGGCCTGCGCCTCGGCCTCCTCGGCGGTGAAGCCCCGGCCGTCGTCGCTGATCGCCACCCGCACCTGCCCCGCGCCGAAGGCCACGCGGATGGCGGCGGTGTGGGCGTGGGCGTGCTTGTCCACGTTGTTCAGCGCCTCCTGCGCCAGCCGGAACACGGTGAGTTCGGCGGCCGGGCTCAGGCGCCGCTCCTGGCCGCTGATCTCCAGGCGGGTCTCGGTCTGGGCCTGGGAGGCGAGCCACTCCAGCGCGGGCAGCAGCCCCAGGTCGTCCAGCATGGAGGGGCGCAGGTTGCGCGCGAAGCGCCGCACGCTCTCGATGGCGGCGTTCAGGTCGCCCAGGATGTCGTCGGCGCGCTCCTTGTGCTCGCCGCCCAGCTCGCGGGCCAGCCTCGCCACCCGGCGGGTCGTGGCGGTCAGCACCTGGGCGGTGTCGTCGTGCAGCTCGCGGCTGATGCGCCGCCGCTCCTCCTCCTGCGCCTGGGTAAAGAGGGTCAGGTAGCTGCGCAGTTCCAGGGTGCGGCTGGTGGCGGCCTCCAGCGCCTGCCCGCGCCGGGTGATCTCCTCGGCCAGGGTCTGCAGCTCCGAGAGGTCGCGGGCCACCAGCAGCACGCCCTCGCCGGCCCCCACCGCGCTCAGGCGCACCTCCAGCCGGTACGAGCCGACCTGGATCTCCGCGCGGCCCCCCGCCAGGCTGGTCGAGGCCGCGTCCCAGGCGGCGCGCAGGGCGCCCTGGGTGGCGGGCGTGGGCAGGCTGAGCACCTGGGCGCCCGGCAGCGGCCCGGTCAGCGGCTCCAGCAGCCGGGCGGCGGCGGGGTTGGCATAGGTGATGATCCCCTGGGTATCCGCGCTCAGGATCAGGTCGTGGGCGCCCTCCGCGAGCTGGCGGTAGCGGGCTTCCTCGCGCTCCAGCGCGACCAGCAATCGCTCGCGGGTCAGGGTCAGGGCCATCTGGTCGGCGACCGAGCGGGCCAGCGCCAGCACCCGGTCGCTGGGCGGCTCGGTGCCGGGGTCATCCACGTACAGGAAGCCCAGGATGCCGCGCCCGTCGCCGCCGCTGCCCACCACATCGCCGCCGTGCAGGGGCACGATCAGGGCGCTGCCCGCCACCGGCAGACAGGCCCGGCGCGCCAGGGGCCGGGGCCCGCGCCCCAGCTGCGAGAGCAGCGAGGCCAGTTCCTCGGGCCTGGGAGGGTGCAGGTTATAGGTGGCGCAGCGCGTGACCTCGCCGCCCTCGCCCAGCAGCGCGATCAGGCCGCGCCCGGCACTGAGCGCCAGGGTCGAGAGCCGCGCGGCCTCGGCCAGCGTCTCGTCGCCCTGATCCTCGCCCAGCAGCCGCCCCACGTTCAGCAGCACCGCCGATTCGCGCTCGCGGCGCAGCTCCTCCTCGTACAGGCGGGCGTTCTCGATGGCCAGCGAGGCCTGCGCGGCGAAGACCCCGCACAGCGCCTGGTCGTCCTCGTCGAGCGGCAGCGGGGCGTCCCAGTAGAGGGTGAGCACGCCGAAGACCCCCGCGCGCGTGACCAGCGGCAGCCCCACCACGCCCCGGTAGGGGTACTTGCCCTGCGCCAGCAGTTGCCGGGTGTAGCGGCTGCCGCCGCCGTAGTGCTCGGTGGTCAGGTCGCGCGCGGCGACCACCTCGCGGCGCTCGGCGGCCCGCCCGGTCACGCCCGCGCCCACCTTGGCCCGCACGCGCAGCACGTACTCGGACGGCAGGCCCAGCGCCGAGCGGATGTTCAGGGTGCGGCCGTCGGGCTGCAGTTCGTAGACCGCCGCCGCGTCGGCATGGAACAGGGTCACGGCGCGCTCCAGCACGCGCGGCAGGGTGTCCGAGAGATGCAGGCTGCCGGCCAGCGCCGCGCCGGCCTCGCGCAGCGCCTCGGCGGCCTCGCGCTTGCGGGTCTCGATGGCGTAGAGCCGCGCGTTGTCGATGGCCAGCGAGGCCTGCTCGGCCAGCGCCAGCACCAGCCGGGCGTCGTCCTCGGAGGCCCCGGCCCCCGGCGTGCGGGAATCGACGTACAGCAGGCCCAGCGGCCGCCCCCGGGCGCTCAGGGGGGCCAGCACCGCGACCTCGGGGCCCAGTTCGGCCAGACTGGCCGCGAAGGGGGTGCCGGCGTCGCGGGCGCGGTCGTAGCGGATCGCCTCGCCCCGGGTCATCAGCCGCTCGAAGCTGACCGGGCCGACCCCGATGCCGCCCGTGAAGGCGTCGTCGAAGCCGTAGGTGAAGACCTCGCCGGTACGCGCGCCGCCGTCCTGCACCTCGTCGAACAGGCCCACGAAGGCGCGCGAGAAGCCCAGCGCCAGGGCCGCGCTCTGGGCGGTCACGGTCAGCACCTCGCGCAGGTTCAGGCTGCCGCCCAGCCGCCGCACCAGCCCCTCCACCGTCTCCGCGATGCGGCCGTGACCGCGCCGCGCCTCGCGCGCCTGCACGCCCTCCAGCGCGAGCGTCAGCAGGGGCGAGACGCCCTGCAGCGCTTCCAGGCCCTCAGGCCGCGCCCCCACGAACTCCAGCACGCCGCAGCCGAAGGGCAGCGCGGACAGCATCCCCTCTTCCAGCACCGCCCCCCCGGCGAGTGCGCGCCCCGCCAGCGTGCCGTCGCTGAGGCCCAGGCCCCGGCCCTCCTCGGCCACGGCGTCCAGATGCGCGTCGTGCACCACCCAGACCCGCACCCCGTGGGCGCCCGCGACCCGGCAGGCGAACTCCGCGAGCGCCGCGGCGAAGCCGGCCACGGACGAGGCGTTGGTCAGGGCGGGGGGAAAGGGGGGGAGGGTCATCTCTTTTTGCTCCTCCCCCCTTGCGGGGGAGGCTGGGAGGGGGGGAACGCATACGTCCCGCAACACAGCTGAACCGAATGGCAACGAATCTTGGGGCAACCTTGGCTGGTCTCACGCCCCCTCACCCCGGCCCTCTCCCACGAGGGGAGAGGGAGCAGGGCTCACACCATCTTCGGGTCGATCCAGCCGCGCTTGATGCCGAACAGCACGGCCTCCGTGCGGCTGCCCACGCCCAGCTTGGAGAAGATGTTCGCCAGGTGCACCTGCACCGTGCGGGGGCTGATGTCGAGGTCGCGGGCGATCTCCTTGTTGGTGCGCCCGGTGGCGGCCACGCGCAGGACTTCGAGTTCGCGGGGCGAGAGGTCGTCCTCGGGCGGGGTGGGGGTGGTGTTCGCGCTGAAGCGTTCGAGCACCTTGCGCGCCACCGAGGGGTGCAGGGCGCTCTCGCCGGCCGCCACGGCGCGCACGGCGCCCAGCAGGTCGTCCTCGGAGGCGTTTTTCAGCAGGTAGCCGGCGGCGCCCGCCTCCAGCAGCGCGAACACGTAGGCGTCGTCGTCGTAGGAGGTCAGCACCAGCACGCCCACGCCGGGCTGCTCGGCCTTGATCGCCCGGGTCGCCTCGATGCCGTTCATGCCGGGCATGGACACGTCCATCAGGATCACGTCGGGGCCCAGCTCGCGGGCCCTCAGGATGGCCTCCTCGCCGCTGCCGGCCTCGCCCACCACGTGCAGATCCGCCTCGCCTTCCAGCAGCTCACGGGTGCCCTTGCGCACGACCGGGTGGTCATCCACCAGCAGCAGGGTGATGGCGCGCGGCGAGTCCGGGCCCGTGTCCAGCGTATCGGCGTCAAGCATGGGTACAGGATACGGTGCCGGCATCCCGAGCCGGCGCCAGGGTGCGGGCCGCCCACCAGAGCAGGGCACGAAAAAAGCCCCCCCGGGTGGGGAGGCGTGCAGGGGGCCTGGCCGGGGCTCAGCCCTTGCTGAGGTTCTTCCAGAGGGTGCCCGCGATGAACGCGTTCATGGGGTTGAAGGTGTCGGCGCTGATGCCCTTGACGGTGTCGCGGTGGGCGACCACGCCGATACCGGCGGGCATCTGGATGTACCAGGCGTTCTCCTGGGCACGCTTCGCCACCTGGGCGTACAGCTCGCCCCGGCGATCCGCGTCGGTGGTGGCGCGCGCCTCGTTGATCCAGGTGTCGATCTGCGCGTCCTTGGCCCCGATGCGTGGGTTGTAGTAGCCGGTGCTGGAGTAGAAGGTGCTCACGAAGTTGTCCGGGTCGGCGTAGTCCGGCGCCCAGGCGGTCATGACCATCGGCTCGCTGCCCTGGTTGCTGCCCTTGATGATCTCGCTCCATTCCTTGGAGACGATGTTCACCCTGAACTTGGGATTGAGCGCCTCGATGTTCTTCTTCAGCAGTTCGGCGGCCGTCTGGTCGCCCCGGCTGCCGGCGCGGTACGACACGCTGACCTGGAAGCCCTGTTGCCACACCTGACCGCCCCAGGCCTGCTGGAACTCGCGGCGGGCGGTGTCGAGGTCAAAGGCCACCGGCTGCAGATCGGCGTCGTAGCCGGGGAAGGTGTCGGGCAGCAGGAAGTTGCGGGGCTGGCCCTTGCCGAGCTGCACCTCCTTGATGTAGGTGGGCACGTCGAAGGCGGCCACGAAGGCGCGGCGCACGTTCACGTCGCTGAAGAAGTTCGCCGGGATGCCCTGGCCGTCGAGCTTGCCGCTGCCGATGGCCTGGCCCTTGATGTTCTGGTTCATGGCGATGCCGGCGGCCGAGGTGTTGGGCAGGTCGTCGAGGATCGCCACGCCGTCCTGGCCACGCAACTGCTCCTCGATGATGGCGCGGCCGCCGGTCTCGACGATGTCCGCGTCACCCTTCAGGAAGGCCTGGATGCGCGCGGCCTGCTCGGGCACCTTCTGGATGATCACGTTCTTGATGGCCGGCTTCTCGCCCCAGTAGCCGTCGAAGGCGGTGGCGCTGAGCGCCGTGGACTCCTTCTTCAGCAGCCGGTAGGCGCCGGTGCCGCTGGGCTGCTGCGCCAGCGGGCTGCCCGTCAGGTCTTTGCCCACGGCGGCCTGCCAGGTGGCCTCGGTGCCGTCCCACTCGCCGATCTTCTGGGCGTGCGCGCTGTCCACGATGCCCTGGCCGATGTACGCCAGCTTGGACAGGAACGCCGGATCAGCCTTGGGGAGCGTGAAAACCAGGGTCTGGCCGTCGCACTTCACGGCGTCCGTGATGCGCTGCCAGGTGATGCTCTTGTCGTCGCCCGCGTTGCTGGGCGTGCCCAGCAGGCTCTCGGAGAGGAACCAGTTGCCGCTGTCGGCCGAGTTGGTGACCAGGTTGCGCCGGAAGGTGTATTCGGCGTCCTTGCACTCGAAGGCGTTGCCGGAGTGAAACTTCACCCCTTCGCGCAGCGTGAAGCGGTACTCGCGCCCGCCGTTCCCTTCCTGCCACTCGGTCGCCAGCAGCGGAGCGAGTTCCCGGATCGAGTTGCCCTTGTAGGTCACCAGCGTCTCGTAGAGGTTCTCCACGACCTGACCGCTGGCCGTGTCGTAGGTGATGCCGGGGTCGAGGGTCGGGATGTCGGCCGACTCCTGCACGACCAGGGTGCTGCCTTGGCCGCCCCCCTGCTGGTTGTTACAGGCGGCGAGCGTCAGGGAGAGCGTGGTGAGCGCCAGGGCGCTGAAGGTGCGGGGACGTGGGTTCATGATGACTCCTGGGGCAGACGGCAAATGAGCGTCGTCAAGGGAGAAAAGGGGTGAATTCTGGACTCGGCTCAATTTTGAACCGAGGTGCCCCGCAGCTTAGAGAATGCCCATGAGAACGATTTGGCAGGACGCTCAAGATGGCGTGGATTCCTTAAAGATTCCCGGTCAGTTTCGCTGGCCGACCTCCGCCGGAACCCGGGCCAGCCTCGCCGGGCAGGCCAACCTGGACGGAGTCCTGAGTGAAGTGAGAGTCCCCCCACAGCCCACCGGCCCCCCTGCCTGTAAGGTCTGCACATGTCTGATACGCCCTCTCCTGCGTCCTATCTGCTGCGTGGCACGGCAGCGGGCAACACCCTAAGACTGATCGGCATGGACGCGACCCGGGTGGTCGAGGACGCCCGGCTGCGCCACGACCTGAGCAAGACCGCGACCGCCGCGCTGGGCCGCACCCTGACCGCCAGCGCCCTGCTGGCCGTCGTGCTGGGCAAGCGCAGCGACAGCCGCGTGACCGTGCGCGTCGAGGGCGGCGGCTCCATCGGCTGGATCGTGGCCGAGGGCAGCGCCGACGGGCAGATCCGCGGCTACGTGAGGCGCCCCCACGCCGACCTGCCCCTGCGCGAGTCCGACGGCAAGCTGGACGTGAGCGGCATCGTCGGCCGGGACGGGGAACTAGCGGTCACGCGGCTGCTCGACAACGGGGAGCCGTACACCGGCTCGATCCACCTCACCAGCGGCGAGATCGCCGAGGACATCAGCACCTACCTGGGAGTCTCCGAGCAGATACCCAACGCCGTGCTGCTGGGCGTGTACGAGGAAGGCGAGCGGGTCACGCACGCCGGCGGGCTGCTCGTGCAGGCCATGCCGGGCGCCAGCGACGAGACCCTGGCGCGGCTGGAGGCGAATGTCCGCGCCATCGGGCAGATCACGGATCGGCTGCGCCGGGGCGGCCTGATGCACGTCATGGAGCTGGCGACCGAGGGCCTGGGCCTGACCCTGGCCCCCGGCGCCCAGGCCGCCCGCTTCGAGTGCCGCTGCTCGCGCGAGCGGGCCAGCGACTCCCTGAAATTCTTCAGCCCCACCGAGCGCCAGGAGATGATCGACGACGGCGGCCAGGAGATCGTGTGCCACTGGTGCGGCGAGCACTACCAGATCACCCCGGAGGAGATCGCCGCCCTGGACGCCCCGGTCGAGCGGGCACGGGCGTAGGGGCCGGGCTGGGTGATGAGACGGGCTGGGTGATGAGGAAGGAGTGATGAGGCCAGCCCATCCCCTCCCTCATCACTCCTACCTCTTCACAGTTCCTCCAGCCACCTGTGTCCGGGCCGGGTGCGCTCCAGGGCGGCCCGCAACCAGTCCCGCGCCTCCCGGTTCAGGGTCGGCGCGGCCCTTGAGAAGTCCTGCTCGTCCTTGCCGCGCGGGTCGTGGCCGTCGGTGGAACCGGCTTTGAACAGCAGCACGATCTCGGGTGCCAGGTAGGGCAGGCCGTCCGGAGTGATCCGGCGGGCCTGCTCGAGCGGCGCGGTGAGGGCCGGGTCGCGCCGGTAGCGCCACAGGCCGCCGCTCAGGTCGCCCAGCATGAGGTCGAGCATCAGGACGTCGGGGAGTGCCGGGTGCCGGGCGTGGATCTGGTAGACGGGGGGCGCGAGCGGCACCGTGAACCCCTGGTACACCCCCCCCACCGACGCGTCCAGCCGCCACCCGGCCAGGAG
It encodes:
- a CDS encoding GreA/GreB family elongation factor, whose protein sequence is MAQATSRQVKLTREGFERLQQTLEQEQTRLAEATRILQEQMETSSDTEDTGLEDAKREKMNIEARIDELEDTLARATVIEDHENEGRVELGAIVVLGNETTKKDMKVLVVSAPEATVTGGSLPRVSEDSPVGKELMGRKKGEAFVVNLDNGKQMKYKVKSIEY
- a CDS encoding MFS transporter, whose translation is MTSVPSVRPTLNLLGAGAAAYFVMGVLQPIYGPLFPFFQQRFGVSTASVGIIASAHFLGSAAAPPLAGVLLRRLSTRRVVVGSLILLALGAVLVGLAPLWALAVAGAVVAGLGMGGVSAALNAVFASVGTRAINFVNAVFAAASILAPLIAVGLAPLGLAWPFVLIASLSLLTLLAAKVWGLPELPPARPQDGGRGLARSLALFVPMLVCYVGLEVGFGAWGIKHLQGVGFGSAALAVSLYWGGFTLGRALTSAFGGRFRPDRLVLVSAVLSALVALAASVPALAPLAYPLVGLTLGPLFGSVLVWSAGVLPVRLLPFLLVSGSVGGILVPWLIGLAFARSGPQAVPVFLAALGAVLVALVVLTRRVLRVSPAA
- a CDS encoding GAF domain-containing protein, coding for MTLPPFPPALTNASSVAGFAAALAEFACRVAGAHGVRVWVVHDAHLDAVAEEGRGLGLSDGTLAGRALAGGAVLEEGMLSALPFGCGVLEFVGARPEGLEALQGVSPLLTLALEGVQAREARRGHGRIAETVEGLVRRLGGSLNLREVLTVTAQSAALALGFSRAFVGLFDEVQDGGARTGEVFTYGFDDAFTGGIGVGPVSFERLMTRGEAIRYDRARDAGTPFAASLAELGPEVAVLAPLSARGRPLGLLYVDSRTPGAGASEDDARLVLALAEQASLAIDNARLYAIETRKREAAEALREAGAALAGSLHLSDTLPRVLERAVTLFHADAAAVYELQPDGRTLNIRSALGLPSEYVLRVRAKVGAGVTGRAAERREVVAARDLTTEHYGGGSRYTRQLLAQGKYPYRGVVGLPLVTRAGVFGVLTLYWDAPLPLDEDDQALCGVFAAQASLAIENARLYEEELRRERESAVLLNVGRLLGEDQGDETLAEAARLSTLALSAGRGLIALLGEGGEVTRCATYNLHPPRPEELASLLSQLGRGPRPLARRACLPVAGSALIVPLHGGDVVGSGGDGRGILGFLYVDDPGTEPPSDRVLALARSVADQMALTLTRERLLVALEREEARYRQLAEGAHDLILSADTQGIITYANPAAARLLEPLTGPLPGAQVLSLPTPATQGALRAAWDAASTSLAGGRAEIQVGSYRLEVRLSAVGAGEGVLLVARDLSELQTLAEEITRRGQALEAATSRTLELRSYLTLFTQAQEEERRRISRELHDDTAQVLTATTRRVARLARELGGEHKERADDILGDLNAAIESVRRFARNLRPSMLDDLGLLPALEWLASQAQTETRLEISGQERRLSPAAELTVFRLAQEALNNVDKHAHAHTAAIRVAFGAGQVRVAISDDGRGFTAEEAEAQARSGHLGLLGLRERATLAGGELEVVSAPGQGATLAFTLPG
- a CDS encoding response regulator — translated: MLDADTLDTGPDSPRAITLLLVDDHPVVRKGTRELLEGEADLHVVGEAGSGEEAILRARELGPDVILMDVSMPGMNGIEATRAIKAEQPGVGVLVLTSYDDDAYVFALLEAGAAGYLLKNASEDDLLGAVRAVAAGESALHPSVARKVLERFSANTTPTPPEDDLSPRELEVLRVAATGRTNKEIARDLDISPRTVQVHLANIFSKLGVGSRTEAVLFGIKRGWIDPKMV
- a CDS encoding ABC transporter substrate-binding protein; this encodes MNPRPRTFSALALTTLSLTLAACNNQQGGGQGSTLVVQESADIPTLDPGITYDTASGQVVENLYETLVTYKGNSIRELAPLLATEWQEGNGGREYRFTLREGVKFHSGNAFECKDAEYTFRRNLVTNSADSGNWFLSESLLGTPSNAGDDKSITWQRITDAVKCDGQTLVFTLPKADPAFLSKLAYIGQGIVDSAHAQKIGEWDGTEATWQAAVGKDLTGSPLAQQPSGTGAYRLLKKESTALSATAFDGYWGEKPAIKNVIIQKVPEQAARIQAFLKGDADIVETGGRAIIEEQLRGQDGVAILDDLPNTSAAGIAMNQNIKGQAIGSGKLDGQGIPANFFSDVNVRRAFVAAFDVPTYIKEVQLGKGQPRNFLLPDTFPGYDADLQPVAFDLDTARREFQQAWGGQVWQQGFQVSVSYRAGSRGDQTAAELLKKNIEALNPKFRVNIVSKEWSEIIKGSNQGSEPMVMTAWAPDYADPDNFVSTFYSSTGYYNPRIGAKDAQIDTWINEARATTDADRRGELYAQVAKRAQENAWYIQMPAGIGVVAHRDTVKGISADTFNPMNAFIAGTLWKNLSKG
- the hslO gene encoding Hsp33 family molecular chaperone HslO — its product is MSDTPSPASYLLRGTAAGNTLRLIGMDATRVVEDARLRHDLSKTATAALGRTLTASALLAVVLGKRSDSRVTVRVEGGGSIGWIVAEGSADGQIRGYVRRPHADLPLRESDGKLDVSGIVGRDGELAVTRLLDNGEPYTGSIHLTSGEIAEDISTYLGVSEQIPNAVLLGVYEEGERVTHAGGLLVQAMPGASDETLARLEANVRAIGQITDRLRRGGLMHVMELATEGLGLTLAPGAQAARFECRCSRERASDSLKFFSPTERQEMIDDGGQEIVCHWCGEHYQITPEEIAALDAPVERARA